Part of the Streptococcus ilei genome is shown below.
TGTAAGTATAAGTCAAGCCATCTTCTGAAACTGTCCAATCTTTAGCAAGTGAAGGAATCAAATTTCCATACTTGTCGTTTTCAAACAATCCATCAATCAAGTTTCCTGTGATTTCGTGGGTTGCAGCTTTACCAGATGTGATGTAGTTCAAGTTTTCAGGTTCTGTCTCATAGACGTATGAGAATTTTTGACCTGCTTCACTTGATTTTGAGCTAGAGCTAGATGATTTAGAACCACCAGAACATGCTGCAAGAATACCTGCTGAAAGAAGAGCTACTCCTGCAAGAGCAATGACATTTCTTTTTTTCATTGTTTACTCCTAATAAATTTTTAAGGTTGTCCTAAGATTATACCACAAAGATTTTCAGAAGAGAAGTAATTTTCTGAAAATTTATTAAATTTTGTAATTTTTCTTATCCTTAGCATTTATTAAAGTGGGAACCATAGTCTACAAAGTCCTTGACATCGCTGGTTTTGCCCTCATGAAGGTCCCGAACAATTTTCGATCCGACGATGACACCATCAGATACCTGATTAAAGCGGTCGATATCTTCCTTAGTGGAGACTCCAAAACCTGTCAGTACTGGAATAGTGGCCAAGTCTCTCAAGGTCGCCAAGTGCTGATCCAAGTCATCCCGGTAGTTGCCCATTTTCCCAGTTACCCCATTAATGGCTACCGCATAGATAAAGCCTTCTGCTTCTTGGATCAAAGTCTTCTGGCGTTCGATACCAGTGGTCAAGCTGACCAAGGGAACGAGGGCAACGTCACTCTCTTTCAAGTAAGGGGCTATCATATCCGCATGTTCGTTTGGCAGATCCGGAATGATCAAACCTTTGACTGAAGTAGAGGCTAACTCTTTTATAAAGGCTTCTATCCCATATTGGTAGACCGGATTGATATAGGTCATGATGACGAGAGGAATCTTGGTCTCTTGCTCTTGGAGTTTTTTTACAATAGCTGTTAAGGTCACGCCCTTGGCTAAACTGCGTTGCCCAGCCATTTCGATGACCGGCCCATCTGCTACAGGATCAGACCAAGGAATACCCACTTCAATAGCCGATGCTCCACTTTCTTCCAAGAGCTGGATGGTATCAAATAGGCCATCCAGTCCTTGCTCGTGATCCCCCGCCATAATGTAAGGGACGAAAATCCCAGTCTTACCGTCTTTGATGGCTTGTAAATGCTCTGTTAGTGTTTTTGTCATTTCTACTTCCCTTCTGCTTCAAACCGTTCTTTGACCTGCATGACATCCTTGTCTCCACGACCAGATAGGCAGATGATCAGCGTTTGGTCTGGAGTCATTTCTGCTGCGACTTTTTGCGCTAGAGCGATAGCATGACTGGACTCCAAGGCTGGGATAATCCCTTCCAAACGTGAAAGCAACTGAAATCCTTCTAGAGCTTCTTCATCCGTGATCGCATCATAGGTTGCCCGGCCAATTTCATTGAAATAGCAATGCTCTGGACCCACACCAGGATAATCCAAACCAGCAGAGATGGAGAAAGCTTCCATGATCTGTCCATGGGCATCCTGGAGCACTTCCATCAAGGCTCCATGAAGGATTCCTGGACGACCTTTGGCAAAGGTAGCTGCGTGTTTGTCCGTATCTAAACCAAGACCGGATGCTTCTGCTCCGTACATCGCTACAGATTCATCTTCTACGAAGGGATAGAACATGCCAATGGCATTGGAACCTCCACCGATACAAGCTAGGACCGCGTCAGGAAGCTTTCCACCTGAGACCTCTGCAAACTGACGTTTCGCTTCCTTACCAATAACAGATTGAAAATCTCGAACAATCTCTGGGAAGGGAGCTGGTCCGAGGGCAGATCCCATGATGTAATGGGTATCATCAATCCCAGCTACCCATGCACGAAGGGCCGCATTGACCGCATCTTTCAGCACGCGCGATCCGTCTGTTACACTATGAACTTTTGCTCCCAAGAGCTCCATCCGAAAGACATTGAGGGCTTGGCGTTTGACATCTTCCTCCCCCATGTAGATGGTACACTCCATCTCGAAGAGAGCCGCAGCCGTCGCAGTCGCTACCCCGTGTTGACCAGCCCCTGTCTCTGCGATGATTTTCTTCTTGCCCATCCGTTTAGCCAGCAAGACCTGACCAAGGGCATTGTTAATCTTGTGAGCCCCTGTGTGGTTGAGGTCTTCCCTTTTCAGATAGATTTGTGCTCCACCGATGTGCTTGGAAAGACTTTTGGCATGGTAAAGTGGAGTCTCCCGTCCCACATAATTCTTGAGCAAGTCATCCAATTCTGCTTGAAAGCTTGGATCTGCTTTGGCTTCTCTATAAGCCTTATCGAGTTCAATCACGGCTGTCATCAGGGTTTCTGGAACAAACTGTCCTCCAAATTTTCCATAAAATCCTTTTTCATCCGGTAGTTGATAGTTCATGCTTTCGCTCCTTCTATAAATGCTTTTATCTTTTCTATATCTTTGCGACCGTCCGTTTCGACCCCCGAGGATACATCTACTGCATATGGCTGAAAGGTCTCTCTAGCTTGGCGGACATTGTCCTCTGTCAAGCCCCCTGCTATAAAGAAGTCCTGCTGGATCTTCTGATCTTTCAGCAAGCCCCAATCAAAGGTTTGACCACTCCCAGCTACTGGTGCATCAAAGAGCAGATAATCTGCCTGGCTGCTTACTTGGGCTTCCTGATCACTGAGCTGGATCGCTCGAATGACGGGAACTGAAATCATTGGCATCAGCGCTTCATCAAAAGCCCCATGAATCTGAACCATGTCTAAGGGAACCCGACTAATCGCTTGCTCCAAGTCCTCTAGACTCGGTGAGACAAAGACTCCGACAATTTTGGTCTTGCCAGTCACCCGTTTTGCCAATTCCTGGGCTTGCTCCAGACTGACTTGTCGTTTGCTCGCAGCGAACACAAAACCGATATAGTCTGCGCCTGCTAGGACAGCTGTCTCCACTGCTTCCACTGTAGACAGGCCACATATTTTAACCTTTGTCAATTTGTAACTCCTTGACCTTTTCTGCTACATCCCCTGCTGTCATGAGAGCAGTCCCTACTAAAATTCCATTGAAGTAGGGAGCGACTAGGACTGCATCTGCTCCATTAAAAATAGCGGACTCAGATATATAAACGGGCCGGTCTTTGAAATGCGTAGACAATTCAAGACTGGTATTCAGATCCGTTTCAAAGGTGACGAGGTTCCGGTTGTTGACCCCGATGATGTCAGCCCCAATCCGATGGGCTATTTCGAGCTCAGGTAAGTTATGGGTTTCTACAAGAACCTCCAGACCAAGCTCCGTTGCAAAGTCATAGAGTTCTTTGAGCCGGGCTTCTGGTAGGGCTGCGACTATCAAGAGAATGACTGTAGCTCCCGCATTGCGAGAGCGGACAATTTGTTTCTCATCAATGATAAAATCTTTGGCCAAGGTTGGAATCGTCACCTGGCAAGAAATCTCACGAAGGTAGTCTAGATTTCCCTTAAAGAAGACTTGGTCAGTCAAGACCGAGATCATGGCTGCCCCATTTTCTTCATAGGTCTTAGCTTGGGCGACAATATCCACTTCCAGATTGATATCCCCCATACTAGGACTGGCTTTCTTCACCTCGGCGATGATCTGTAAGTGCTCTTGATCACTCTTGAGAAAATCATAGAGACGGTAGGTCTGACGAAGAGGTTGTAGATCTTCCATGACCATTTGAGCCACCTCTTTTTCTTTTTGTTCTAAGATTGTAGGTAGAAAGGCTTTACTCATACTTGAACCTCTTGTAAGTGTTGCAATTTAGCAAGGGCAGAACCATCCGCTATCAATTGGCGCGCCAACTCTACACCTTCTTTGATCGTTGCGACTTTCCCATTAGTAAAGAAGCCCAGACCAGCGTTGAGAACCGTCGTTTCCAGATAAGGGCTGGCTTCATTCTTCAAGACACTGAGGAGAATCGCAGCATTTTCCTTGGCATCACCACCTGTAATTTCGGATAGCTCCACCTTTTCCATCCCCATATCTTCATAGGTAAAGGTATGCTGGCTGATGTTCCCATCTTCTAGCAGGGTGTAGGTATTGGTCCCATAGAGAGCCGCTTCGTCCATATTGT
Proteins encoded:
- the trpA gene encoding tryptophan synthase subunit alpha, whose protein sequence is MTKTLTEHLQAIKDGKTGIFVPYIMAGDHEQGLDGLFDTIQLLEESGASAIEVGIPWSDPVADGPVIEMAGQRSLAKGVTLTAIVKKLQEQETKIPLVIMTYINPVYQYGIEAFIKELASTSVKGLIIPDLPNEHADMIAPYLKESDVALVPLVSLTTGIERQKTLIQEAEGFIYAVAINGVTGKMGNYRDDLDQHLATLRDLATIPVLTGFGVSTKEDIDRFNQVSDGVIVGSKIVRDLHEGKTSDVKDFVDYGSHFNKC
- the trpB gene encoding tryptophan synthase subunit beta; translation: MNYQLPDEKGFYGKFGGQFVPETLMTAVIELDKAYREAKADPSFQAELDDLLKNYVGRETPLYHAKSLSKHIGGAQIYLKREDLNHTGAHKINNALGQVLLAKRMGKKKIIAETGAGQHGVATATAAALFEMECTIYMGEEDVKRQALNVFRMELLGAKVHSVTDGSRVLKDAVNAALRAWVAGIDDTHYIMGSALGPAPFPEIVRDFQSVIGKEAKRQFAEVSGGKLPDAVLACIGGGSNAIGMFYPFVEDESVAMYGAEASGLGLDTDKHAATFAKGRPGILHGALMEVLQDAHGQIMEAFSISAGLDYPGVGPEHCYFNEIGRATYDAITDEEALEGFQLLSRLEGIIPALESSHAIALAQKVAAEMTPDQTLIICLSGRGDKDVMQVKERFEAEGK
- a CDS encoding phosphoribosylanthranilate isomerase — its product is MTKVKICGLSTVEAVETAVLAGADYIGFVFAASKRQVSLEQAQELAKRVTGKTKIVGVFVSPSLEDLEQAISRVPLDMVQIHGAFDEALMPMISVPVIRAIQLSDQEAQVSSQADYLLFDAPVAGSGQTFDWGLLKDQKIQQDFFIAGGLTEDNVRQARETFQPYAVDVSSGVETDGRKDIEKIKAFIEGAKA
- the trpC gene encoding indole-3-glycerol phosphate synthase TrpC is translated as MSKAFLPTILEQKEKEVAQMVMEDLQPLRQTYRLYDFLKSDQEHLQIIAEVKKASPSMGDINLEVDIVAQAKTYEENGAAMISVLTDQVFFKGNLDYLREISCQVTIPTLAKDFIIDEKQIVRSRNAGATVILLIVAALPEARLKELYDFATELGLEVLVETHNLPELEIAHRIGADIIGVNNRNLVTFETDLNTSLELSTHFKDRPVYISESAIFNGADAVLVAPYFNGILVGTALMTAGDVAEKVKELQIDKG